The Telopea speciosissima isolate NSW1024214 ecotype Mountain lineage chromosome 11, Tspe_v1, whole genome shotgun sequence genome includes the window CCTATTTATtgatgttttaaaattttaatggaaGTAGAATGAGTTGGGTAGAGTGTAGAAGAAGGTGGAGTGAAGGGTTGGGTTTGAGGCAATTGGTTAGTTGAGAGTTGGGTCATTGCAATAATGGTCGAGTGCACCGGCATGAATGAAGGTTCCAATGTCAAAATTTAGAGAAATTTTGCAGCTTTTTGAAGAtggaatgagagagagagagagacttttcAACCCAACCTTCTGTCATTTAATGTTCTTTCTATTAGAAAGCTATAAATGCCCATCCTCTGGGGTCCTAAGGGAAAGCAAGTAGTGATCTTATCTGGGTTCTATTCTTtacctttgagagagagagagagagagagatatggggAAGTTATCAAAGCATGTTGGAGTGTTGGGCATAGTTTTGATAATGGTTGCAGTAGTTGTTGGGATAGGGGAAGGGAGGCGATATGAGAAAGACAACTTTGGTGGTGGTTTAGGgggtggtgggggtggaggtgctggaggtggtggaggtcttggaggtggtgctggtggAGGGTTTGGTAAGGGTGGTGGAATTGGTGTTGGGTCTGGGGGTGGtattggtggtggtgctggtgctggTGGAGGTGGCGGTGCTGGTGGAGGTCtaggtggtggtgctggtggtgggtTTGGAGGTGGTGCAGGAGGAGGacatggtggtggtgctggtggaggtgcaggtggtggtgctggaggtggcattggtggtggtgatggtgctGGTGGAGGTCtaggtggtggtgctggtgcaGGTGCAGGAGGTGGTGCAGGAGGAGGActtggtggtggcggtggtgctggtggaggtgctggaggtggtgctggaggtggtgctggtggAGGTGCCGGAGGAGGACTTGGGGGTGGTGCTGGTGCAGGTGGTGGActtggtggtggtgctggtggaggTGCTGGAGGAGGACTTGGTGGTGGCGCTGGTGCAGGGGGTGGGCTTGGTGGAGGTGCTGGAGGAGGACTTGGAGGTGGGGGTGGTGcaggaggtggaggaggagctGGTGCTGGTGGAGGTTTTGGAGGTGGAGCAGGTGGAGGAATAGGTGGTGCCGGCGGCggtcattagaattaaattaaTAATTCTAAGCACATGAATGGAGATTAATATgtattaataataatatataataatagaGTTAGCAAATGGATCTAGATGGAATGATGGATAGAACCAAAAATGGATAACTGGCCATGCATTGTGTATCAGTTTTTATTATACTGAAAAAGTACGTATTGATATTGTACGccactcttcttctctcttgtgATGTAAGGGATTTTATAACAACATTTTCTTGTGTTTATGCCTTTGAAATTTCTTGTGTTTTATGGCCTTtataatcaaattcaaatttagTAATTCATACTCTTAAGGGGTTTAGGTTAGATATCCTCCTTTCTGAATGTTGAGATACTGCTTCTGCGGTAACCCAATATGTAGCTGCTTTTGTgttaattaatatataattaGAACTAGCTAGATTAGGATTAGAtggattaaataaataaataagaaaattccCCCGCTAATAACAAAGCAAATTTGAGGTTCATACACCGGGAATTATTTCTACCATGGGGGTGTGGATGTAGTGATTTTACAACGGGGTGAGAGTTAATGATCCAATCATAAGGTTACATTGCTGGTGGTggagagattctctcttctccatgggCGAAGGAAAATTTAATCCTAATTGATTTCCCAATCATTTGACAAATTTTTATTCTAATTGCATGAAGTCCAAGTAATTGGAGAAAAGTTCAAGGTGAGGAGttacatattatatatatatttttcgaAAAGACTTTGATCAGCTTAGGATAAATGAGGCAGATCACTCGCAACAAACGGTGTTATTTGGTATTTGATGGGTACCCTATAAAAtaaagggagggggagggggaggggggcaaAGGGTGATTAAATTGTAAGGTTTATGAACCTCACATAATTTAGGGGAATACAACTGCTTGCTCAGTTGGTTGGTGCCTTGCTAGTACAGTGCAGGCTCTTAATAGAACAATCATGGGTTCCACTTATCTCGTGTCTTCACCTTGTGCCACAAGGCACTCCCTTTACCATGAAGAGCTTGGGCAGCGACAGCTTCGGTTCAGGGACATGGGCACATATGTTCGAGGTAAAATTCTTAATCTTTATAAATTGACTCGATGACGCGTTACTATTTGACTCAGTGATACATGGTCGAAAATTCCCTTCCTGAGTCCTCATATGTGGTGATTTAAGAGGTTCTCTTTTTCttgtgggtgaagggaaactaaaaaaaagacGTACCGTGCACAAAGTTCCAACACtgtagggtttggggagggtcataatgtacgcagccttacccttgtttttACAAAGAGACTGTTTTCAGACTTGAACCCAagatcacttggtcacaatggagcaacttttaCTGTTACACCAAGGCTCGCCCTCAGGTGAAGGGAAACTAGATCCATATAAATATGAAtgaccgagttttccttaagccatgtTGAATGGGAATCATGGGGCTTTAGTCTTTAAATGTGtataggagggtattttgggaaacaTACGAAAACCCTATGGGGGtagtgaaccctaggatggtgtgtGGTGAAATAAAACGTTCTTCAATATGAATGATGGAGGAAACAATAAGATTCATCACCTCATAAATTCAATAAATACCTCTCATTTATGTCCATGGATGCCTATAGTACTCTGACCAGTTAGTCTTGGATTGTTTCAAACCACTAGTTTGCACTTGGTAAATTCTACTTGTCTGAAACTTGATATGAGAAAAGGGAAACTTGAGGTCTATTTATCCCCAAAATTTTTAAATCACATCTGATTAAAGCAGATTTTTTAAGCCATCTCAGAAAAATTTAGGTTTCTACATGAAATTTAAAACTAGTTTCTTATGAATAGTGGCTTTCTATTTATCCACTCTACAAAGGGTTTCCTATACAGCCCAAATATCTACAGATAAAATCTCACGTATGATCCAAATTTTATGAATAGGTAGACGTCAAAGTCCCTGACATGGTGTCATATTACTAGTTTCTTTGTAATATGCTTTTGTATAATAATTGTAAGGTTATAATTGGTTTCACAATCTTGGTTGGATACTCATTCAGGAATTCATGAACGAATTTTTGCTGTTACACCTTTAGCAGGAATGTTTCTGCTATAAGGCTGATGGCCCAGGTAGCCAAGAAAATGAGATCTTAAAGGATATTtaagaaaatactaaaacttgGAAAAATTAACTATTTCATTTCTTTGACTGCCAGATGTTCCTGTTACAAGTGTAGCAGTAAATTTATTTCCGGAATTTATGATTGAGATTTTACTACCATaattattttgtttctaattgtATAATTTTGGTAGTTGAAAAGTGAAACAGAAGGAAATGGGCACAAACTGACATCGGCCCGAATCCAATCCGAATTGAAACCAAAAAATCCTTAttggttcaatttggtttcCCCACTGGCCACAGCCCTTTATTAGTCTTTgagttttttctctcttttcttccaaAGCTTCTTTCAGTCACTCCAAATCAACAGAAATGGCTGAAACAGGAAAAGAGGTGGAGGAATCCCAACTCTCACCAACCAAAGAGCTCGATGCCGGAGCTCTCTTCGTCCTCAAATCCAGAGGTAAAGCTATCCAGAGTCCTGACTGATTTAATTTGAAGAGAGTGaaaaatttttgtttctgttggGTAACTTTGAAGATACAATTCCAGGATCATGGATGCACTGTGGGTACCATCTAACGACGGCGATTGTGGGTCCGCCGGTTCTGAGTCTACCGTTTATGTTTGTGATGCTGGGGTGGGTCGCCGGAGTTTTCTGCTTAACGATTGGAGCTTTGGTGACCTTCTATTCCTACAACCTTCTCTCATTGGTGTTGGAACACCATGAACAGCTTGGGCAGCGCCAGCTTCGGTTCAGGGACTTGGCCACCCATATTCTAGGTAAATTTATTATTTAACTCGGTTACCCTTTCCTAATTGACCCAGTGAACCAGATTCTTATAATGGTGAAATGGATAATAACGCGGCCGAGTCAAACGGTATTACCGTAGTCATTACACTATCGAATCGGTCTTCCAATTTTGAAGTAAAACGGTTGTTGTTAAAGATTTGAACTTGAGAACTGTTGGTTGGCTAGGCCTGTTTTTTGCCTCTTTGGAATCAGAAGCATAAGTCATGCTTCTCACTCCGAAAGCTCAGTCTTGGCTGCTTGTGCTGCTTAACCCGACAAGCTTTAGCTTACCCAAGTGTATTTTTTCATGTGAATTACATGTAATAGGATTTTATTAGAAGTCACCAAATAGGCATCCCGGGCATGGTTTGTAATATCGGTATATGGGTAAATCCATCCGATTCGGTCCAATTTAGGGTGACTCATATCGATATTGGTCGAGACTGAATCCTTATCCgaataccaatactttaaatcCTGATCCTGAGTTAGGGTGTCTATCGGgtggtttggtttttttggtttcggtgtgAGTTTCAgggaaatcgaaaccaaaccaataaggaatttTCAGTGTTGATTCGGGTTGGAcgggtttggttcggtttggtttcaaacCTGGATATAGGCTGGTTTTGGGTAGaagtttttagggtttgtggGTTGTTTTTAGTGTTTGGTTCTATTCGGTTCTATCAGGCTGGTCAATCGGTGGCCCTTTTAGCCCGAACTGAGCCAAATCGAACTATGCTCTAACCCGTAAAATGAAGGCAAACCAATAAGGACTTGGTTCGGACCGGGCTTGATCGATTTGGTCCGAGTCAATTTTATCGGTTCGATTTAggctttgacacccttaatcatcagggtttttttttttaaatttaaattggGATGAAAATCATTAGGGGGTTATTTACAAATGTTTAAGGTCTTTTCTATGAATGTAAGTTTGGCCCGacaattaaccaaaaaaaaaagtttggccGGATAAACCCACCCAACCAAGTGTCTAGGCTAGATTTTTCAGCCCACAAGCGGGATAGGGGTGAGATTTCCAAGCCCAAGGGTTTGatcctttatatataaatatgtagtatattggattaaaatcctctgcaattctTATATCTTGCGGTGCCTTGCAGTTTGGGCTTGGGAGCTTGACAAGTGGAAGATGCTCTATCCAACAGTGTGAGCTCGAttgacccaatttttttttcctttcatgtCGAGCTCAGCAGCGTTGaatgtcgcatcttccacgtgtcaagcCCCAAGACCCAAATTGCAAGGCACCACCCAAGGCAATGCTTATTCGGTTCACTATTCGGTTTGTGCCAACTTTTTacatcatcaacaacaaaaaTCCCCTTATTTGTTACGGCCATTATCCATCAAACTTTTTCAAACATTGATTAACTAAATCATTAAAAAAGAACGTGATTTATTCAACTTCTTATTCAGTTTGAAAATGGATAATTCGGTTTAGAAACCAATACCAAACcgatttatttcaatttaattttaaaCAGCCGGTTTcggttttgaattttaaattaacTTTCAAATCAATACTCAATTATATATAACCCAAGTATATTAGCATTTTTTCTTCTAATGTTTATTTGGTAGCAAAAGATAAACACTAGCTTTGTTTACTAAAATTCTTCAATTCTAGAAATTCAGCCCAATTCGGTATATTACAGTTTAAATAAGAGGAGTTTTTAATTTAgatattttttgtttgattttaaaTCTATGCACACAAGACTCAAAATGAACGTTCATTTACAACTAAGATTCAATATCCTACTTTGTAGCTCATTTCAAGGCTTTTCTAATAGCCAACCTACTATTATTGGGAAAATGTTTCCTTGTTGGACCTTTTGAGAGTATGCACTCCAACCAGTAAGCTACCAGCTAAACGACCAAGCGGTTGTTTGCCATATCATTGTTGAATTTCATAGTATAAGGGGGAAATACAACTTTACACAGCTTCTTTGAGAGAGGGTTCCCTAAATGGTCCACCCATCATTTTGCCACATTGACAGATAATGTAGTTGTTTCAGATAAAGCGGATCGTCTAAATTAGCCACATCAAATTTCATACTAACTTTCGGCAAAATGCTCATCATGTTTATATCCATGTAGGCCTATAGTACTCCGACCAATATTATAGACTCTCCCATAATCTTAGATTTTGTAATCACTACTTGATTGAAACTTGATATATGAGAGTGAACCTTGAGGTCTACCTATCCATAAAATATTAAGACCCTATTTAATTAGGGTTCCAAATTAACCTGTAGTGCATGCTTTCGACGATCCGTGGTGAACAGTGGCTACTCATGCAGTCTCTGGGCCTTGAGGAGGAAAGGGTGGGTGCGTATGCGAATGCCAATCTACCACATGACATCATTTTTTGGCCATATAGAAAAAATCTAGATTTTTACATGCAATTTACAACTATCATTTTATGTATAATGGCTTCCTATGCAACCAATCTAGTAAGGGCTTCTTGTGCATCCCAAATATTTATCACATAACAGCTCAAACAGGGCCCAAAATTTATAAGGGAAAAAGGAACTTGTGGGGGAGTGTGCGGAGGGGGCGAAATCACTAACCTGGGCccccatgaaagatggaaaaccCGCCTTCCATGATGCTTCcgtgtgtgctctcattgcCCCCGGCACGTGTGCAAGGGCCATGCtcccccccaaccccacccccactACCCCCATCCTTAGAGAACTCTTTCCAAATTTACAAGTAGGTAAATCCCAATCTCCCCTATCtgacatatgacaaaatagagATACAAAAATCCAGGACTACAATAAGGGTACATGTCAATGTAGTGATGATGCATGTTAATGAGAATTTGGCTCTACAAGCTGATACGTAGCTAATTAAGATATTAACTGCTCTGTCCAAAGGTTAGAAGTACCACATCATCCTTTCATATGGCAAAATAAGGTGGGCTACACAAAGGTCATTTTAtggtttttaaattttttatttttatattgtaCACCTAAGTTGGAGGATAGTGTCTATATTAATGTTAAGGGGCATTTTTGCTTTGTGACCCTTAAAAGAAAGCTATCCTTATTTTGTGTATTCCATTATCTAATCTTCCAGGATCAAGGTGGAGCCGGTATTATGTGGGCCCACTTCAGTTCACATATTGCTATGCTACAACTAGTGTTTGCATTCTTCTTGGTGGACAGAGTCTTAAGGTGAGTGGTAAAAATCTGCCCAACCCAATTAATATTTTTACCCTAATACTGATAtagagaaaattgaaaatatattgAGAAAATCTCTAATAGGAATAGATTCTAAGCCTAGGATATATTCTTAAGCAAGAAAATAGAATGTGTTCTAGACTCAGAATCTATTTTAAGAAAGTATTCGAAACACAACCTTAGATAAAGATTATCAAATTTTAGAATGGAGAAACTTGAGATTTAATTCAATTTGCTAACttcagaagagaaaaaaaatgtctAGTAGATTTATGTTTTTCCTGGCTGGGATATGAATAAAATCCGCTCCAAGTCCCCCATGGTACAATGTGGTgcagttcggggtggagaggTTGGCACCTGGCATGTGCGACTTCCAACGGTCCAAGCTGCACtgtcccattttttttattttttcttcccaAACTCGACACCGTAGGATGTCGCGCCTGCCagatgtcgacatctccaccccaAACTGCACCGCATTGTACCACTTTGATCAAATAATTTCAACTAGAATGGTGACACAATTGAGACTCTGTGCGTGTGTGTTTTTCTTTAGCCATCATAAATATTAACTCTAAATGATTATTCTCAAGCAATTTACTTGCTCTCCACCATAGATGAGAAGATGAAGCTTTATGAATTTGTCATAATCTTTGGAGGCCTGATGCTGATTTTGGCTCAAATCCCATCTTTCCACTCCTTGAGACACAtcaattttatttcattatttctttATCTTGCTTTTAGCACTTGTGCTGTTGTTGGTTCCATCTACATTGGTAAGAATTTCTGATATGGACTTTGATGTGTAACTAGAATCTACTTAAGATGACAATTAGCTTATCAAAagtctcttctttttccatttttgcaGGAAAATCTAAAAATACAACACACAAGAACTATTCAGTGAATGGTCAAGGTGTAAATCAAATGTATGGTATCTTTAATGCCATTTCCATCACTGCTACTACTTATGGGAATGGAATTCTACCTGAAATACAGGTTTAATTCCTTAAGCcattaattttaaatttcaaagtcACACTTTAATTTCATAAGCACATTAGAAATGGATATAATTTACAATTTGGATACTCTATGGCCGGGTAGGTAGCGGCTATTGTGCTGTCTACACCCAGATAGGGGCGTGAACCCCAACCAGGGTGCTTGGGCAgtgggtagggcggtcattttgcccctatCTGGGTGTAGGAAGTACAATGACCGCTACCTGCCCGGACGTAGAGGATCAAAATCCTATAATTTATCAAAATGATTACAGTTCTCTACATTACCTTCAAGTTGTTTACAGGCAACCATAGCCCCTCCAGTTAAGGGGAAGATGTTCAAAGGATTGTGTGTCAGTTATGCAGTAATAGCAGCAACTTTCTTCAGTGTTGGTATCTCAGGGTATTGGGCATTTGGTAATCTAGCTCAATCATCTATTCTCAGCAACTTCATAGTTGATGGAAACCCTTTAGTTCCCAAGTGGTTTATTTTGGTGTCCAATGTCATCGCTCTTCTGCAAGTATCAGCCATAACTGTGGTATGTAGACGTCGAAACAAAATCATTTTCTATGCTATAACTTCGTCATACTACCACAtttgtgttattggtgaagcctaatcTT containing:
- the LOC122645621 gene encoding glycine-rich cell wall structural protein-like isoform X2, with translation MGKLSKHVGVLGIVLIMVAVVVGIGEGRRYEKDNFGGGLGGGGGGGAGGGAGGGAGGGLGGGGGAGGGAGGGAGGGAGGGAGGGLGGGAGAGGGLGGGAGGGAGGGLGGGAGAGGGLGGGAGGGLGGGGGAGGGGGAGAGGGFGGGAGGGIGGAGGGH
- the LOC122645465 gene encoding GABA transporter 1-like, with protein sequence MKLYEFVIIFGGLMLILAQIPSFHSLRHINFISLFLYLAFSTCAVVGSIYIGKSKNTTHKNYSVNGQGVNQMYGIFNAISITATTYGNGILPEIQATIAPPVKGKMFKGLCVSYAVIAATFFSVGISGYWAFGNLAQSSILSNFIVDGNPLVPKWFILVSNVIALLQVSAITVVYLQPTNEIFEQKFANPKSHQFSIRNIMPRLVSRSFSVVVATIIAAMFPFFGDIMAFIGAFGCIPLDFVLPMIFYNVTFQPSKRDLIFWINTFIAVIFSALVVLGAISSVRQIILDSNTYHLFANM
- the LOC122645621 gene encoding glycine-rich cell wall structural protein-like isoform X1, producing MGKLSKHVGVLGIVLIMVAVVVGIGEGRRYEKDNFGGGLGGGGGGGAGGGFGKGGGIGGGAGGGLGGGGGAGGGAGGGAGGGAGGGAGGGLGGGAGAGGGLGGGAGGGAGGGLGGGAGAGGGLGGGAGGGLGGGGGAGGGGGAGAGGGFGGGAGGGIGGAGGGH
- the LOC122645621 gene encoding glycine-rich cell wall structural protein-like isoform X3 — protein: MGKLSKHVGVLGIVLIMVAVVVGIGEGRRYEKDNFGGGAGGGAGGGLGGGGGAGGGAGGGAGGGAGGGAGGGLGGGAGAGGGLGGGAGGGAGGGLGGGAGAGGGLGGGAGGGLGGGGGAGGGGGAGAGGGFGGGAGGGIGGAGGGH